One stretch of Nicotiana tabacum cultivar K326 chromosome 18, ASM71507v2, whole genome shotgun sequence DNA includes these proteins:
- the LOC107774790 gene encoding uncharacterized protein LOC107774790: MPWKCLMFGNAARPKAKFMMWLQMQNRLLTADRLSKWGIQIESKYSLCQREEETRDHLFVECDYTKIVIQKLMHWTQNQNIVAATWEQYVYEVIKRAKGKSKEAQLFKMIYSEVVHSIWIERNKRIFEKTSKGWERIAKEIACICCVRAPPRLVDVVQRFRF; the protein is encoded by the coding sequence ATGCCATGGAAGTGTTTGATGTTTGGTAATGCTGCAAGGCCAAAAGCTAAGTTCATGATGTGGTTGCAAATGCAGAATAGACTACTTACTGCTGACAGATTGAGCAAATGGGGAATACAGATAGAAAGTAAATACAGCTTATGTCAGAGAGAAGAGGAAACAAGAGATCATCTCTTTGTGGAGTGTGACTATACAAAAATAGTGATTCAAAAGCTGATGCACTGGACACAGAACCAAAATATAGTAGCAGCTACCTGGGAACAATATGTATATGAGGTGATCAAGAGAGCTAAAGGAAAGTCAAAGGAAGCTCAACTATTCAAGATGATATATTCTGAAGTAGTACATAGTATATGGATAGAGAGGAACAAAAGGATTTTTGAGAAAACAAGTAAAGGATGGGAGAGGATAGCTAAAGAGATAGCTTGTATTTGCTGTGTACGAGCTCCTCCTAGATTAGTTGATGTAGTTCAAAGATTtagattttaa
- the LOC142172474 gene encoding uncharacterized protein LOC142172474, producing the protein MTETAQMMHCEITGSAYQTDCLVTFIYGFNTIEQMRGLWEDLKTVAQGITKPWLVIKVFNAILSSVDRDQGNPVQQADVQDFVDCIQTTNLNEVIWKWDYYTWTNKQRVEDRIQSRIDKAFGNYEWMMKWGNIVVEYDLPGIFNHTPMLLTMGEEQNNTRCPFRFFNVWADHIDFDQIIEETWEQHKDPWLIKGIWRKLKALKTRLRY; encoded by the coding sequence ATGACGGAGACTGCTCAGATGATGCACTGTGAAATTACAGGAAGTGCATATCAAACAGATTGCTTGGTGACTTTCATATATGGTTTCAATACAATTGAACAAATGAGAGGGTTATGGGAGGATCTGAAGACAGTAGCCCAAGGTATTACCAAACCTTGGCTAGTGATAAAGGTTTTTAATGCAATACTAAGTTCAGTAGATAGAGATCAAGGTAATCCAGTGCAACAAGCTGATGTTCAAGATTTTGTTGATTGCATTCAGACAACTAACCTAAATGAAGTGATATGGAAATGGGATTACTATACATGGACCAATAAACAAAGAGTTGAGGATAGAATTCAAAGCAGAATTGATAAGGCATTTGGGAACTATGAATGGATGATGAAATGGGGTAATATAGTAGTGGAATATGACCTGCCAGGGATATTTAATCATACACCAATGTTGCTGACCATGGGAGAGGAGCAGAATAATACTAGGTGTCCATTTAGGTTCTTCAATGTTTGGGCAGATCACATAGACTTTGATCAAATAATAGAAGAAACTTGGGAGCAACACAAAGACCCTTGGCTTATAAAGGGAATATGGAGAAAACTGAAAGCACTAAAAACCAGACTGAGATATTGA